CCTGTTTTTAATGCTTCGCATACTTCATACTCTTCGACGCCACCGACTTCACCAAGTAATATAATCAGTTTTGCATCTGGATTATTTTGATAACGCATTATGTGATCCATAAAAGTGGTTCCTGGGTATCGATCTCCACCAATAGCAACACCCTCTAACACGCCGTTAGAAGCTTTAgagattatattattcaattcgTTCGACATGCCACCGGAACGAGAAACATAAGCAACgctaaaaataatgttctttgttaatattaaagatgttGATATTGTTATCGTTAATCAATCTTTGTGCACAAATTTCATTGCATGGATTTGTTGTTCAACCTTTTGCATACAAAACAATCACacaaattgtttcttttttaatattgtaaatttatcaaaatcgttatttttgatatattttctttgattttgaTCCAAATTCTGTACGTGTACgtacttttttatatcaaatttatattcagcgtacaaaagatgaaaaactataattttcttctaaacaaaaagaattttaaaggTCAGTGTTTATCATTCAAAGATATGCTACATTACCTGCCAGGTCTATACAATTTGCTATGCAGTATGTTATCCATCATTCCACCTGTATTACCAATTTTAAAGCAGCCCGGCTTCACACCTCCCACAGTTGCCGGTCCGATTATGGTAACATTCCTTTGTTGCGCCGAAAGAATCAATTTTCTAGTCATATTTTCCGGTATACCTTCTGCGATTATAGCAATTGTCCTAATTTGTGGAAATTGGAGTGTTTCCATGGTACTTTCATAAGCGGATCTTAAAGAGGCAAACGTGACCATTACATCTGCGTCAGCATGCTTGGCCATAGCATCTTTCATTTGTTTATAAACAGGAATAAGAAcctatttaaaaaagacagaaataaaatataatgagatCACGAGAACAATACAAGTTTAATATCCAAAGAGCTATGTTTCTCTCTAgcttttttatgtaataaatgaaaaaaaaaatatatatatatatatatatatatatatatatttttgctcattgttaaaatatgtGAGTGTTACACATAagacttttataaaatgtgtttcAATATTATCTCATGCTGATCTTTTTGGTTCagctcttcttttttttttttttttttttttccttccccAAAACTCACCTCTTTATGACCCcagtaaaatttttgcttGTGATCACCAGTGAAAGGATAAACGATAGCAGCGACGGATGGCTCGGATCTTCGGCAAACAAAATCAAAATCCAACATACTCTGCACAGCTCTTGTCTGCATACCCCAAATAATAGATCTGGTCTTATTACTGAAAAGCTGTCGGTCACCATTATCTGAGTCCACTGAATCAGTAGCTTTCAATTTGGGTTGTTCTAATGTTGAATGTAAGTTCTTTTTGGATGGTGTAGATGATGGCCCAACATCTTGTCCAGAAGGTAAGAGAAAATTTGCGGTTGAAAATTCTTGAGTCTCTGGATCGGGAATCGGTTTCTTTCCTAATGCCATAGCACATATAGCTGTCATATGTGTCTCAGGACCAAATACATGAACGGGAATGGCTAAACGTCTACCAACTTCTCGTATTATcctattaaaatcatattttttttaaataatattacttttttctctctctttcgtatacatacatatatacctACCATACATATTGGATTGCATATCAAATTACTAATATTTGATCAGTTGAAAATTGATCGCGAGTAAAGTCGACATAAGGTATATTTCCAGCTGTGCTACTTGGAATTTGTAATGATATTGCGgtgtttaatttcttttatttattgtgaGTTGTTTTTACCAAGTGTTACCGTTTATTTTGTGTTTCACACAAAAAACTaacgaatataatattttaaaagaattgcaaatactttttcatatcaatttaagtaaattatttattatatatattgcagaaCATAATGCAGCTGAGGCAGGAATATTAAACCAGTCGTTGGAAAAGATTTTGTTAGCAAGAGGATTCGGTGatgattcaaaaaaataaaaactctcCAATCGAGAAGCAAATAGATAGATTTGAACAATATATGTAGTCTGAAAAcgtcgaattaaaaaaaatgtaatatatcaCTTAATATCCCACTTAAAGGAAATTATTAACGCTAATtgcatatttgcatatttaagtGAATAAAACTTGTTTCTTCAAAAACactgcattttaattttgattcgTAAAAAACAGTAATTATGCATGATGCAACccaatacatatttaataaaatattgagaaatttttttcttttaccttAAGCCTTCTTGATAATTAGGTCCTGCTCtccttacaaaaattcttatatcATGCTCTACTAGCTTAGGTTGATATTCTTGGAGAGCTTTAACGATGCCTTTAAATGTTGCAGctacatttgtaaaattagcAATACCTCCTCCTATAATAAGTACTTTTCCATCGGGACACTTTCTCTTAGTCATCAAACTCAATATAGTTTTTGCATATTCATAAGTTTGTTGTTCGCTAGGAGCACCAGAATATTCACCGTAATTAGCCAATTCGGCGGCTGCACCCAGGTCGCAAATCGTGTCTGAATATATCACAGACGCACCTGTAAAAATCGACATAGAATGATATTTTGGCATAcataaacaaaagaaattatcgAGTTGATGGgaaagtaattttgttttcaaagtTAGGATTAAAGTTAAGAATTATGCatcattattacttataattatataattatattttttcatttgacCTAGAAGGGATCGAAATATAAGGGAAAAAAACAaacgaaaattatttctacataaaCCCAATGTAAAAGAGCAAAAGTAAATCATTTTATGTGTGTAtggggagggagggggaggaCATCCGGGTTTACTGACCACCACCAGCAACCATTGTCCATATGCGACCATTTGGATTAAGAATCGTCAACTTTAAACTAGCACCAGACTTGGCGTCTAAATCAGCGATGTAAGCTTCCTCTGGATAAGCATCTCTTCCGAATGGTGGTGGATAATCAATTTCTCCCCAATCCGGTCTACATATAAAGTCCGCTGTAGTGTCCAATTTAGCCGCAAGGTCAAGTATATAAATCGCAGTATCCGTTACCACTAACGGATTGATTTCCATATAcgtaaagtataaattaacgTACAACTTGTAAAGAGATTCTATAAATTCGGCTATCACCctaaaagaggaaaaaagcataaagaaaaattataatatctataattatttacgataATTAAACATcattacacttttttatcatcCATCACATTCATCAGAAGCTTTTCGATCAATGTAGATCGATTGGGTGCTTCGCTGCCAACCGGTATATCTAATTTCAAAGCCTTAGCATCGACATCTCCGATATCGACACCTCCTTGATGATGAAACAGTATCGTGTCTGCTTTGCGATGAGAATAAATACATACGTAAACTTCCTCTTCCTATAacgtaaatgtaaaaaaagaaaaagtaattcaaattttgtttgtacTCGTAGTTTCATCATatcaattcaaaatatttttccgctCTTTTGTAGTTATACAATGTTAGtatcgattaataaaaaatgacatgtCTTAACATTGTTACATGGACattaaactttgaaataagacaaaaagaatcgaaaattttaatcttcaaaatggtttaatttaaagtaaatatgcacatatatacaaagagatatgaataaaaaaattcttaccgGTTTATGCGGTATAAATGgttcaattataaatgtttttaattttccggTTGCTTTGCCAACGCGTTGTTCTTTATTCATGCGTTGCTCCACCCATTTTTGTACCGTAGATAAATCCGCATTCACCTTAATTAATCCGAGTTTTCCCCGTCGCTTGATTAATTGATCCGGTTTAACAACCAGTCTTTCTGTTTTGAGCCATGGATGTTCATTGGTGATATCGATCCAATTTGTATTTTCCGTAATAGGTACAAATCTACATTTTGCTACTTTTGTTCCGACAGAAAGTTTACGATTGATCAGGTCTTTTCCAGTTGCTTCTCGAATTGCCTTTGCtgccatatttttttctttaaattcctATGGACAAACCAATGAATAGTTAATCAGATTTagatttttggataaaataagATGGTTCGCGTTTCCCTTCATCATCAATTTGtatggagaaaaaaaaaaaacatctcgTTGTAATAAGACACttgttaataaagttattatctTACTGTTATTGCTCTTGCtgctatatttttgaaaatcctgAATAAAACAAGATGATTCGTTTCGTACTATGTTCGTTAATTTTTGTGAAGAAAGATACTCAAGTCGCGGTAAATCgcttattgataaaattatttaacatttgaaataatgcaCAGTTTAATGTGATAATGATTAGAACAAATAGTCGAAAGAACAGTCTTGTTTTACTCGTGTTCTCTTTTAACTAACTTCTCTCGTAACTAACTGCATTACGTGATCGATCAATggtagaattaatatttttctctcttttcagCGATAAATATAGAACGGTTCAAAGAAGTACGATAGACtgatagatattaaaatcttatgtATGAGAGGTCATCTATACATTACAAACTGATGTGATTTATCAACCGTGGTAAGATTTGCGCAAAACCGAAATTACATaagacttttaattaaatggcTCATTTTGTTATCTAGAATCGAATTATTTGAAACAGTTGTTgcgctaaattttttaaaattttaaatagttaatcaaaataatgtctaaaatttattagttacaaagatataattataaaaaatttaccttgtgtttaaatagtattataaGCACATAACACTTCACTACAAAATTAGTGCTCTACTTTTCATTTTATCGCTTAAactacatttaatattttattttaaaaaatattttaactatttaaatatttatttttaaatattatatttaaatatttattttgaaaaatatacatagtaAAAGACAGTTGCATGAATATTCAAGAAAAggttttgaattatttatcatacaattttaaaataaaataaaacatacacaggcgcgcgcgcgcgcgcgcagctAATTTATCTATGTATAGATGCAACCAAAAATGTATCTCTcatgataaaaaatctattgtattttgaaactttgattaaaactttttaaatattattaaatacttttttgagattctttaaatatacaataatatactgtaatttttaaatatgttatgaAACgtatactataaaatatatataaaatatatataaaatatatatgaaatatatatattaaacatattatgaaatatatattctaataaaattaattgattttttttttttatatcatgcgtttaaaatttttaatggcaTTGTAAcaagagaattattttaaataaacagttaacatcactttttttatttaaattttaaaacaaataaatatcaatgcTCTGCAATACCTTCGAAGGTGTTTTGGACGCCGATGCAGACGTCGTTGTTTTCGCGGTCGCTTGTAGCAACTAAATGAACTTTCAATGTGACATTACAGCGATATATATAACATGCCATGTCTCCGCGTGATATCACGAGATATCGTATGATTTTACGAAGACTTTTATGCTTCATGTTCTTTTCTCTATCTCTGTCTTTCTTTTAATCTATTTCTCATATACATACGTGTTCCGCCGGAACAACTTGTTTACGAATGCAgcagagaaaagagaaaaaaaatgcattgacAATGTTACATATTGTATGCAccttatatatatagtgttCGGTATTATCAAAGAGCGtaattaaattgcataatcgtataatttcaaagattattaaaaataattgacatctttaacaaattatgttttgcaattattaacataaatatgcaTCTCTTTCATTGTTAGGACAAgtacatttttcataattaaagtGAAGTCTGcttttatagataataatttcgatatttgtgatagaaatcgatttataattttgtgtaataaaaaacatttgaagAATCAAAATACatgcgtataaaatatatgtcgttaatataaattttatgcatgcatatttatattttaattttttaaatattctttgtaTCAAGCCCATTTTAAACGATGTATAATTCGCGACAGAATTCGAAATAGAGacctatttataattttacgtaataaaagtgttgagaaaaaattgtacccatataaaatatgtaaaatattattttaaatactgacttaaaatatgtgaaaataaaatggaaatacaAAATAGTTTCAAACAAAAGTTGTAAGACGCAAAGAAAAGTCACATGAAGATtacttcataaattttttaaacaaaaatttaaattttattacaaatttttgtaatcaatataaataaaatattaaatattaaatgccTTAACACGTAAAATTGTAtcaaattttgacaatttggGCATCATGTCTATTTGTTTATGCATGACTGTtagtaaaaagtataaaactatatttttattaaccaaTTTACTTATTGTACGagttattgttaatattttcactttatatttaagttttcacgtatatcaaattaatcaattatgaCAGAACTGTGCCGAACTgtcaaaaataatcttgagTTATAATACATGAATATCTAACAAGTAAACCTACCTTTGTGTTACTCGCCGATTTTATCGAAACTCGGTACACTTGTAGAGCGgtcaaaaataatacacacgtattttttatatcggcAATAGTACAACTTTAAGGGTGAAAATTACCTCTAAAAAACTCAAATTATCGTTTCTTTTAACattatcttgataaatatcgatgtaacaaagaaatgtttcaaataaaagtagctcttaaaaaaatacatcatttatgtcctatgcattttttgcatagaaccaatatttttcgaaaaaatcgaGATAATAAGAAAGACACTTTTTCCGCACTATGCAGTgggtccccccccccccccctcttcgCCCAGAAGAGGAAAGGGGGAGAGAAGGGGGGGGGACCCACTGCATCCACACATACACTTTACACGCGAAGCGAGGTTTTATATGGATTTGCAACTTTCCACGCAAAGCGAAATTTCAACTCAAACTTATGTGTATAGCTTTTTGATGGTGGAGCCCCCACCCCGGAGGACGGAACACAATGCCTCCACGCATACACTTTACAAcgcattattacatttttttcgaaaaatattggttctatgcaaaaaatgcataggacataaatgatgtattttttcaagagctacaacttttatttgaaacatttctttgttacatcgatatttatcaagataatgttaaaaaaaacgataattttttacttcttttagATTAGGTTAGGGGTAGTTTTCACCCTTAAAATTGCACCCTTGccgatatataaaaatacgtgtgtattattttttaccacTCTACAAGTGTACCGAGTTTCAATAAAATCGGCGAGTAACACAAAGGTAGGTTTGTAAGTATGATACGCCTTGAATTgtcaaaatttgatataacttCACATGTTAATATtcattttgtatacatatatatattctgatatttcaaatgtttcttatattatatatatattatacggcATATAAAACTGTAATTCTATCTTACATTTTGCCGCAAACTACATATAAATCGTCTAAAATGAGCGGCCTTTGCGCGCCACATTCCGAACTTCGCTGTAACATAATTTCTTGATTCAAGAGTAAATTGAATTTGTCatacttacaattaatgtatagtatacaataaattatttcgtttatGTGATCagttttctattaaaaatgtaaaattttgttcgaGGTACGATTCATGTGGCCCTctaaaaaagattgaatataatattttataagaattctCTAAAAGTAGAAAGCGGTTATTGCACAGAGTAACCTTCCAATGTTATCTATTTGCAAACGAGAAGAATCGCCACATTCGATCgcaatctaaaaaaaagaaaaaaacaaagacgTACGGCCTCTTCTGTTTGACTCGCTGCATTTTTTATCGATTCTTGCTTACGTAGTTGAAAATGCTGAACGTATGTGCACACTCCGATATTGCGTAAACGATTTAGCATTTCAAATGTGATAGAACGATAAGTAAAAGTCGTCTACACATAGAAATTTATGATTGTATGAAAGAAGTATATGCACACagaaaagataaatgttattttaccTGTGACGTAAGTTTAacggaaattttaaatatatatgttaaataatacattggcAATTCTTTTGAAGAACTACGTAAGAATTTTAAGATACatctttaaagattttatcacTCCATTTAAGAactaagaaaagtaaaatatatttaaactagAATTGtaggataaaaaaataaaaaattaaacttttgatattttttatccagtatatactttaaatattatttttcacttaaaaaaaaattaaccaaAGGAAGTAAACTGGCAGCATTCTTGAAGCTGGTATTTTAGACTGTAGCAACTGAAAGTCATTGCAATTCTTCTATTGTACTTGTAGTTCATACaaaacacaaatataaaaaaaaaacttaatttaatttaattttaattttttatagtacaaTCTATAATACTTGTACAGACTGATACTATAACAGATGTTGAAACTGATATTATTTCACAGAGTTTGAATTTTCTCGCTGCAAACATGGAAAATTGATCCCTATGTATTATTTCTGAC
This genomic window from Linepithema humile isolate Giens D197 chromosome 5, Lhum_UNIL_v1.0, whole genome shotgun sequence contains:
- the ATPCL gene encoding ATP-citrate synthase, which encodes MAAKAIREATGKDLINRKLSVGTKVAKCRFVPITENTNWIDITNEHPWLKTERLVVKPDQLIKRRGKLGLIKVNADLSTVQKWVEQRMNKEQRVGKATGKLKTFIIEPFIPHKPEEEVYVCIYSHRKADTILFHHQGGVDIGDVDAKALKLDIPVGSEAPNRSTLIEKLLMNVMDDKKVVIAEFIESLYKLYVNLYFTYMEINPLVVTDTAIYILDLAAKLDTTADFICRPDWGEIDYPPPFGRDAYPEEAYIADLDAKSGASLKLTILNPNGRIWTMVAGGGASVIYSDTICDLGAAAELANYGEYSGAPSEQQTYEYAKTILSLMTKRKCPDGKVLIIGGGIANFTNVAATFKGIVKALQEYQPKLVEHDIRIFVRRAGPNYQEGLRIIREVGRRLAIPVHVFGPETHMTAICAMALGKKPIPDPETQEFSTANFLLPSGQDVGPSSTPSKKNLHSTLEQPKLKATDSVDSDNGDRQLFSNKTRSIIWGMQTRAVQSMLDFDFVCRRSEPSVAAIVYPFTGDHKQKFYWGHKEVLIPVYKQMKDAMAKHADADVMVTFASLRSAYESTMETLQFPQIRTIAIIAEGIPENMTRKLILSAQQRNVTIIGPATVGGVKPGCFKIGNTGGMMDNILHSKLYRPGSVAYVSRSGGMSNELNNIISKASNGVLEGVAIGGDRYPGTTFMDHIMRYQNNPDAKLIILLGEVGGVEEYEVCEALKTGKITKPLVAWCIGTCASMFNSEVQFGHAGSIAHSNLETASAKNAALKAAGGYVPDSFDNLGDLIQTVYEQLVKDGTIMPEPEVPPPTVPMDYNWARELGLIRKPASFMTSICDERGQELLYAGMPVTEVLKQNVGIGGVVSLLWFQRCLPATYCKFLEMSLMLTADHGPAVSGAHNTIVCARAGKDLVSSLVSGLLTIGDRFGGALDGAARMFSEAYDAGLHPQEFVNNTRKKGKLIMGIGHRVKSINNPDMRVKLIKEFVLENFPAKPLVEYALEVEKITTSKKPNLILNVDGIIACAFVDMLRKSGSFTREEAQEYIEIGAINSLFVLGRSIGFIGHYMDQRRLKQGLYRHPWDDISYVLPEQYN